From a region of the Streptomyces sp. NBC_01454 genome:
- a CDS encoding lipid II:glycine glycyltransferase FemX → MSLTLRTISREQHLAYIQSLPAASHMQVPAWADVKAEWRSESLGWFDASGEMVGAGLVLYRQVPKVKLYLAYLPEGPVINWHSPNLEDWLQPMLRHLKQQGAFTVKMGPPVIIRRWDAQAIKAGIQNPDVKRLRDVEATHIEPRAFEVADKLRRMGWQQGEDGGAGFADVQPRYVFQVPLADRSLEEVHKGFNQLWRRNIKKAEKAGVEVVQGGYDDLAEWQRLYEITAVRDQFRPRPLSYFQRMWTALNSEDPNRMRLYFARHDGVNLSAATMLVVGGHVWYSYGASDNIGREVRPSNAMQWRMLQDSYALGASVYDLRGISDSLDENDHLFGLIQFKVGTGGQAAEYLGEWDFPLNKLLHKAFDMYMARR, encoded by the coding sequence ATGAGCTTGACCCTGAGGACCATCAGCCGTGAGCAGCATCTGGCGTATATCCAGAGCCTGCCCGCGGCAAGCCACATGCAGGTTCCGGCCTGGGCGGACGTCAAGGCCGAATGGCGGTCGGAGAGCCTGGGCTGGTTCGACGCGAGCGGCGAGATGGTCGGCGCGGGTCTGGTGCTCTACCGCCAGGTCCCCAAGGTCAAGCTCTACCTGGCGTACCTCCCCGAGGGGCCGGTCATCAACTGGCACTCGCCGAATCTGGAGGACTGGCTGCAGCCGATGCTGAGGCATCTCAAGCAGCAGGGTGCCTTCACCGTGAAGATGGGCCCGCCGGTCATCATCCGCCGCTGGGACGCCCAGGCGATCAAGGCCGGCATCCAGAACCCGGATGTGAAGCGGCTGCGGGACGTCGAGGCGACGCACATCGAGCCGCGCGCCTTCGAGGTGGCCGACAAGCTGCGCCGCATGGGCTGGCAGCAGGGTGAGGACGGCGGCGCCGGCTTCGCCGACGTCCAGCCCCGCTACGTCTTCCAGGTGCCGCTGGCCGACCGCTCGCTGGAGGAGGTCCACAAGGGCTTCAACCAGCTGTGGCGCCGCAACATCAAGAAGGCCGAGAAGGCCGGCGTCGAGGTCGTCCAGGGCGGCTACGACGACCTGGCCGAATGGCAGCGCCTCTACGAGATCACCGCGGTGCGTGACCAGTTCCGGCCGCGGCCGCTCAGCTACTTCCAGCGCATGTGGACGGCCCTCAACTCCGAGGACCCCAATCGCATGCGGCTCTACTTCGCGCGCCACGACGGCGTGAACCTTTCTGCGGCGACGATGCTCGTGGTCGGCGGGCACGTCTGGTATTCCTACGGCGCCTCCGACAACATCGGCCGTGAGGTCCGCCCCTCGAACGCCATGCAGTGGCGGATGCTGCAGGACTCGTATGCGCTCGGCGCCTCGGTCTACGACCTCCGCGGCATCAGCGACTCGCTGGACGAAAACGACCACCTCTTCGGCCTGATCCAGTTCAAGGTCGGCACAGGCGGGCAGGCAGCGGAGTACCTCGGCGAGTGGGACTTCCCGCTCAACAAGCTTCTGCACAAGGCGTTCGATATGTACATGGCACGCCGCTGA
- a CDS encoding alanine racemase, producing MALTLYVDTARWRAHQQSVLQQFPGLVPVCKGNGYGFGHERLADEATRLGADILAVGTTYEAARIKDFFSGDLLVLTPFRHGEEPVPLPDRAIRSVSSVEGVGGLVGARVVIEVMSSMKRHGVKPEDLPKLATAIEDVRLEGFAIHLPLDRTDGSDAVEEVIGWMDRLRAARLPLHTMFVSHLKADELARLQQQFPQTRFRARIGTRLWLGDHEATEYRGAVLDVTRIAKGERFGYRQQKAASDGYLVVVAGGTSHGVGLESPKALHGVMPRAKGVARAGLATVNRNLAPYVWAGKQRWFAEPPHMQVSILFVPGDAPQPQVGEELVAHLRHTTTQYDRLMDR from the coding sequence ATGGCGCTCACCCTCTACGTCGACACCGCGCGCTGGCGGGCGCATCAGCAGAGCGTTCTCCAGCAGTTCCCCGGGCTCGTCCCGGTCTGCAAGGGCAACGGCTACGGCTTCGGCCATGAGCGCCTCGCCGACGAGGCGACCCGCCTGGGTGCCGACATCCTCGCGGTCGGGACCACCTACGAGGCGGCCCGTATCAAGGACTTCTTCAGCGGCGACCTGCTCGTCCTGACGCCGTTCCGCCACGGCGAGGAGCCGGTGCCGCTGCCCGACCGGGCGATCCGCTCGGTCTCCTCCGTCGAGGGCGTCGGTGGCCTGGTCGGCGCCCGCGTGGTCATCGAGGTCATGAGCAGCATGAAGCGCCATGGCGTCAAGCCGGAGGACCTTCCGAAGCTGGCCACGGCCATCGAGGACGTCCGGCTCGAGGGCTTCGCGATCCACCTTCCCCTGGACCGCACCGACGGGTCGGACGCGGTCGAGGAGGTCATCGGCTGGATGGACCGGCTCCGTGCCGCCCGCCTCCCCCTGCACACCATGTTCGTCAGCCACCTCAAGGCCGATGAACTCGCCCGTCTCCAGCAGCAGTTCCCGCAGACGCGGTTCCGCGCGCGGATCGGTACCCGGCTGTGGCTGGGCGACCACGAGGCCACCGAGTACCGCGGTGCGGTGCTCGACGTCACGCGGATCGCCAAGGGCGAGCGCTTCGGCTACCGCCAGCAGAAGGCGGCCTCCGACGGCTACCTGGTCGTGGTCGCCGGTGGCACCTCGCACGGCGTCGGCCTGGAGTCTCCCAAGGCGCTGCACGGCGTGATGCCGCGTGCCAAGGGCGTGGCGCGGGCCGGCCTGGCCACCGTCAACCGCAATCTCGCGCCCTACGTGTGGGCCGGGAAGCAGCGCTGGTTCGCGGAGCCCCCGCACATGCAGGTGTCGATCCTGTTCGTGCCGGGTGATGCCCCGCAGCCGCAGGTCGGCGAGGAGCTGGTGGCCCATCTGCGGCACACCACCACGCAGTACGACCGCCTCATGGACCGCTGA
- a CDS encoding glycosyltransferase family 87 protein, with protein MTSVRRDESVRPTERDEVAAAGSELIGGPIGRHALLGTSWLTPVRVIALVAIGMFALGMVQKLPCYNGGWFFGATSQYIHACYSDIPHLYAGRGFADGLIPYFDRLPGDMEYLEYPVLTGVFMEVASWMTPHSGGIQQREQIYWLVNAGMLMICAVVVAVCVTRTHRRRPWDGLLVALAPAAALTATINWDLLAIALTAAGMLMWSRSRPLAAGVLIGLATAAKLYPVLLLGPLLVLCWRAGAWRAYRKAVTGAVVSWLVVNLPVMITHDAAGFHIREGWAKFYTFSQERPIDFGSVWLLISQRTGNPLENANTYATLLMILGCAGIGLLTFYAPRRPRFAQLAFLVVALFILTNKVYSPQYVLWLIPLAALARPRWRDFLIWQACEVMYFLGIWMYLAYTGNGDKHQGLPTEGYQLAIALHLLGTLYLCAVVVRDIWLPERDVVRRDGDDDPSGGVLDRSADVFVLGRTHHQPRHAVHFETAPRVRWGTVRE; from the coding sequence ATGACGAGCGTGCGACGGGACGAGTCGGTGCGGCCGACGGAGCGGGATGAGGTGGCGGCGGCCGGCAGCGAGCTGATCGGAGGACCGATCGGCCGGCACGCACTGCTCGGAACGAGCTGGCTGACACCGGTACGGGTCATCGCGCTGGTCGCCATCGGCATGTTCGCGCTCGGCATGGTGCAGAAGCTTCCGTGCTACAACGGCGGCTGGTTCTTCGGTGCCACGAGCCAGTACATCCACGCCTGCTACTCCGACATCCCCCACCTCTATGCGGGGCGGGGCTTCGCCGATGGGCTGATCCCGTACTTCGATCGGCTGCCGGGCGATATGGAGTATCTCGAGTACCCGGTGCTCACCGGTGTCTTCATGGAGGTCGCCTCCTGGATGACGCCGCACTCGGGCGGCATCCAGCAGCGCGAACAGATCTACTGGCTGGTCAACGCCGGCATGCTGATGATCTGTGCCGTCGTGGTCGCCGTATGCGTGACCCGCACTCACCGGCGGCGCCCCTGGGACGGCCTCCTTGTCGCCCTGGCGCCCGCCGCCGCCCTCACCGCCACCATCAACTGGGATCTCCTGGCGATCGCCCTGACCGCCGCGGGGATGCTGATGTGGTCACGCAGCCGCCCGCTGGCGGCCGGTGTCCTCATCGGACTGGCCACCGCGGCGAAGCTGTATCCGGTGCTGCTGCTGGGCCCCCTGCTGGTCCTGTGCTGGCGCGCGGGGGCCTGGCGTGCGTACCGGAAGGCAGTGACCGGCGCCGTGGTGTCCTGGCTGGTGGTGAATCTCCCGGTGATGATCACGCATGATGCCGCGGGATTCCATATCAGGGAGGGCTGGGCGAAGTTCTATACGTTCAGCCAGGAACGGCCCATCGACTTCGGCTCGGTCTGGCTGCTGATCTCGCAGCGCACCGGGAACCCTCTGGAGAACGCCAATACCTACGCCACACTGCTGATGATCCTCGGCTGCGCCGGTATCGGCCTGCTGACCTTCTACGCGCCGCGCCGGCCGCGCTTCGCTCAGCTGGCGTTCCTGGTCGTCGCGCTGTTCATCCTCACCAACAAGGTCTACTCGCCGCAGTACGTCCTGTGGCTGATCCCGCTCGCCGCGCTGGCCCGGCCGCGCTGGCGGGACTTCCTGATCTGGCAGGCCTGCGAGGTCATGTACTTCCTGGGGATCTGGATGTACCTCGCCTACACGGGAAACGGCGACAAGCACCAGGGGCTCCCCACGGAGGGCTACCAACTGGCCATCGCCCTGCACCTCTTGGGCACCCTGTACCTGTGTGCCGTCGTGGTGCGGGACATTTGGCTGCCGGAGCGCGATGTGGTCCGCAGGGACGGGGACGACGATCCCTCGGGCGGTGTCCTGGACCGCAGCGCCGATGTGTTCGTGCTCGGGAGGACCCACCACCAGCCCCGGCACGCGGTGCACTTCGAGACGGCGCCACGGGTGCGCTGGGGCACCGTACGGGAGTGA
- a CDS encoding transglycosylase domain-containing protein, whose translation MSEHRRKPPQPQSGGRAAARRAAPQPPGRRGAPSRGSAAGPAPSEPYGHEPRQGGRAEARRAAQRGRRRVSEDSGTASGDGGAGGRGRGGGGRRGGGGPEGRGRGGGKPAKKRLIDYPRAHRTGWRRFVPSWKQVASLCVGFIGLIVGVSGVALAVVHVPDESLAARSQNNVYLWANGKVMARDGETNRQNVTINEIPRSMQNAAISAENASFRTDSGVDPMGIARAVLNMAKGGETQGGSTITQQYVKNAMLSQQQTLDRKFKELFIAIKVGWSKNKDQILQGYLNTSYYGRGAYGIQAAAQAYYGVDADKLKPDQSAFLATVLKGADLYDPAGGTSPGATRAANTKRAEARWSWILDREVDNHLMSKAQRDSYRGKFPKPKLPKPVASKSGQIGYMMDTAKKYVLKHAGLSEAQFDKGGYTIRTTFDAKRTNQLETAVKKVDKRYIDPKKRAKDKYVQFGGASVVPGDGKIVALYGGEGYDKGHFSNNADTFGVPVGSTWKPFVLAAAMKYGTVKSGGQPVSPDSRYNGDDHLKVKDAQGNFVRKRDNSVFYQENESNHRWGYIPLTKAMEQSVNTPFVQLGMDVGMSKVRDMAQAAGIAPASFDKNLNPSFALGTSTPSAIRMADAYATFADSGTKVEPYSVTKVTFEGEDLKGFDKPKPETGMDSNIANNVTKVLKNVIQNGTAKEAKRLGMPAAGKTGTTDENKSAWFVGYTKQLSTSVTMFREDAQNPRQLSMNGVGGFDSIHGGALPTEVWTEYMLQAMKGVTPEDFQSATPIGDRVDEPGMPTPTPTPTPSDTPSNTPSGTPSQSAPPTNSPSPSPSDSCSPWDINCKNSGGAGNGGGGNGGGTGGPGGPGGGNGGTSPTPAPTDATGGGWFGGPTG comes from the coding sequence ATGAGCGAGCACCGTCGCAAACCGCCACAACCGCAGAGTGGCGGACGTGCCGCGGCCCGACGCGCCGCACCGCAGCCACCGGGGCGTCGAGGCGCCCCTTCGCGTGGCTCGGCTGCCGGTCCTGCCCCCTCCGAGCCGTACGGTCATGAGCCGCGGCAGGGCGGGCGCGCCGAGGCCCGCAGAGCCGCCCAGCGCGGGCGTCGAAGGGTGTCCGAGGACTCCGGCACGGCCTCCGGTGACGGTGGTGCCGGCGGTCGTGGTCGCGGTGGCGGAGGCCGGCGCGGTGGTGGCGGCCCCGAGGGCCGCGGTCGCGGCGGCGGGAAGCCCGCCAAGAAGCGTCTGATCGATTACCCGCGTGCCCACCGCACCGGCTGGCGGCGCTTCGTGCCGTCCTGGAAACAGGTCGCCAGCCTGTGCGTCGGTTTCATAGGGCTGATCGTCGGCGTTTCCGGAGTCGCGCTGGCCGTGGTGCACGTTCCCGACGAGAGCCTGGCCGCCAGGTCGCAGAACAACGTTTATCTCTGGGCCAATGGCAAGGTCATGGCGCGCGACGGTGAGACAAACCGGCAGAACGTCACGATCAATGAAATTCCGCGTTCGATGCAGAATGCGGCGATCTCCGCGGAGAATGCCTCGTTCCGTACGGACTCGGGTGTGGACCCGATGGGTATCGCGCGCGCCGTGCTCAACATGGCCAAGGGTGGCGAGACCCAGGGCGGATCGACGATCACGCAGCAGTATGTGAAGAACGCGATGCTGAGCCAGCAGCAGACCCTTGACCGCAAGTTCAAGGAACTGTTCATCGCGATCAAGGTCGGCTGGTCGAAGAACAAGGACCAGATCCTTCAGGGGTACCTCAACACCAGCTACTACGGCCGCGGGGCCTACGGCATCCAGGCGGCGGCTCAGGCGTACTACGGCGTGGACGCCGACAAGCTGAAGCCGGACCAGAGCGCCTTCCTGGCCACCGTGCTCAAGGGTGCGGATCTGTACGACCCCGCGGGCGGTACCAGCCCGGGAGCCACCCGGGCGGCGAACACCAAGCGTGCCGAGGCGCGCTGGTCCTGGATCCTCGACCGCGAGGTCGACAACCACCTCATGTCGAAGGCACAGCGGGACTCCTACCGTGGGAAGTTCCCCAAGCCGAAGCTGCCGAAGCCGGTCGCCAGCAAGAGCGGTCAGATCGGCTACATGATGGACACCGCGAAGAAGTACGTGCTCAAGCACGCCGGGCTCAGTGAGGCGCAGTTCGACAAGGGCGGCTACACGATCCGGACGACCTTTGACGCGAAGCGGACCAATCAGCTCGAGACCGCGGTCAAGAAGGTCGACAAGCGGTACATCGACCCCAAGAAGCGCGCGAAGGACAAATACGTCCAGTTCGGTGGGGCCTCGGTGGTACCGGGAGACGGCAAGATCGTCGCCCTGTACGGCGGTGAGGGCTACGACAAGGGCCACTTCAGCAACAACGCGGATACCTTCGGTGTGCCGGTCGGCTCGACCTGGAAGCCGTTCGTGCTCGCGGCGGCGATGAAGTACGGAACGGTCAAGAGCGGCGGGCAGCCGGTCTCGCCGGACAGCCGCTACAACGGCGATGACCACCTCAAGGTGAAGGACGCTCAGGGCAACTTCGTCCGGAAGCGGGACAACTCGGTCTTCTATCAGGAGAATGAGAGCAACCATCGCTGGGGCTACATCCCCTTGACCAAGGCGATGGAGCAGTCCGTCAACACTCCGTTCGTGCAGCTCGGCATGGATGTCGGGATGAGCAAGGTCCGGGACATGGCACAGGCGGCGGGCATTGCGCCGGCCAGCTTCGACAAGAACCTGAACCCTTCATTCGCCCTGGGCACCTCCACGCCGAGCGCGATCCGGATGGCCGATGCCTATGCCACGTTCGCCGATTCGGGGACGAAGGTCGAGCCGTATTCGGTGACCAAGGTGACGTTCGAGGGCGAGGATCTGAAGGGCTTCGACAAGCCCAAGCCCGAGACCGGGATGGATTCCAACATCGCCAACAACGTGACCAAGGTACTGAAGAACGTCATCCAGAACGGCACCGCGAAGGAAGCCAAGCGGCTGGGTATGCCGGCCGCGGGCAAGACCGGTACCACCGACGAGAACAAGTCGGCCTGGTTCGTGGGCTACACCAAGCAGCTGTCGACGTCCGTCACGATGTTCCGTGAGGACGCACAGAACCCGCGTCAGCTGTCCATGAACGGTGTCGGTGGCTTCGACTCGATCCACGGTGGCGCGCTGCCCACCGAGGTGTGGACCGAGTACATGCTGCAGGCGATGAAGGGCGTGACGCCGGAGGACTTCCAGTCCGCCACGCCCATCGGGGACCGGGTGGACGAGCCCGGCATGCCGACTCCGACGCCGACCCCCACGCCGTCGGACACGCCGTCGAACACCCCGTCGGGGACTCCCAGCCAGTCCGCTCCCCCGACGAACTCTCCCAGCCCCAGCCCCTCGGACTCCTGCTCTCCCTGGGACATCAACTGCAAGAACAGTGGTGGAGCCGGTAACGGCGGCGGAGGCAACGGAGGCGGAACGGGCGGACCTGGTGGACCGGGCGGTGGCAACGGTGGCACCAGTCCGACGCCTGCTCCGACGGACGCGACCGGTGGCGGCTGGTTCGGCGGCCCGACCGGTTGA
- a CDS encoding PadR family transcriptional regulator, whose translation MSRRSGILEFAVLGLLRESPMHGYELRKRLNTSLGVFRAFSYGTLYPCLKALVANGWLIEETEGAAEGVPAAALTGRRAKIVYRLTAAGKEHFEELLAHSGPDAWEDEHFGVRFAFFGQTSRDVRMRVLEGRRSRLEERLERMRTSLARSRERLDDYTLELQRHGMESVEREVRWLNELIESERAGRDQRAPGSAAQDSNHQSGDTGGLPRHRGGTRPDPSDDTTT comes from the coding sequence ATGAGCAGACGTTCCGGCATCCTTGAGTTCGCCGTCCTCGGCCTGCTCCGCGAATCCCCGATGCATGGCTATGAGCTGCGGAAACGGCTCAACACCTCGCTCGGGGTCTTCCGTGCGTTCAGCTATGGCACCCTCTACCCCTGCCTCAAGGCGCTGGTCGCCAACGGCTGGCTCATCGAGGAGACGGAGGGTGCTGCGGAGGGCGTACCGGCCGCGGCTCTGACGGGGCGCCGAGCCAAGATCGTCTACCGATTGACCGCAGCGGGCAAAGAGCACTTCGAGGAGCTGCTCGCGCACTCCGGACCGGATGCGTGGGAGGACGAGCACTTCGGGGTCCGCTTCGCATTCTTCGGCCAGACGTCGCGGGACGTGCGGATGCGGGTGCTGGAAGGCCGCCGCAGCCGGCTGGAGGAGCGCCTCGAGCGAATGCGTACCTCCCTGGCCAGATCCCGCGAGCGGCTGGACGACTACACCCTCGAGCTGCAGCGGCACGGCATGGAGTCCGTGGAGCGCGAAGTCCGCTGGCTGAACGAGCTCATCGAAAGTGAGCGTGCCGGGCGCGATCAGCGCGCACCGGGTTCCGCAGCACAGGACAGCAACCACCAGTCAGGAGATACGGGCGGCCTGCCCCGGCACCGGGGTGGTACCCGGCCGGATCCGTCCGATGACACCACCACATGA
- a CDS encoding inositol-3-phosphate synthase, whose amino-acid sequence MGSVRVAIVGVGNCAASLVQGVEYYKDADPKSRVPGLMHVQFGEYHVRDVEFVAAFDVDAKKVGLDLADAIGASENNTIKICDVPNAGVKVQRGHTHDGLGKYYRQTIEESAEAPVDVVQVLKDKQVDVLVCYLPVGSEDAAKFYAQCAIDAKVAFVNALPVFIAGTKEWADKFTEAGVPIVGDDIKSQVGATITHRVMAKLFEDRGVILDRTMQLNVGGNMDFKNMLERERLESKKISKTQAVTSQIRDRELGEDNVHIGPSDYVAWLDDRKWAYVRLEGRAFGDVPLNLEYKLEVWDSPNSAGVIIDAVRAAKIAKDRGVGGPILSASSYFMKSPPVQYFDDEARENVEKFINGEVER is encoded by the coding sequence ATGGGTTCGGTTCGCGTAGCCATCGTCGGCGTGGGCAACTGCGCCGCCTCGCTGGTACAGGGCGTCGAGTACTACAAGGACGCCGACCCGAAGAGCCGCGTGCCCGGCCTCATGCACGTGCAGTTCGGCGAGTACCACGTGCGTGACGTCGAGTTCGTGGCCGCCTTCGACGTCGACGCCAAGAAGGTCGGGCTCGACCTCGCGGATGCCATCGGCGCCAGCGAGAACAACACCATCAAGATCTGCGACGTGCCGAACGCCGGCGTGAAGGTCCAGCGCGGCCACACCCACGACGGCCTGGGCAAGTACTACCGCCAGACCATCGAGGAGTCCGCCGAGGCCCCCGTCGACGTCGTCCAGGTCCTCAAGGACAAGCAGGTCGACGTCCTGGTCTGCTACCTCCCCGTCGGCTCCGAGGACGCGGCGAAGTTCTACGCGCAGTGCGCCATCGACGCCAAGGTCGCCTTCGTCAACGCCCTCCCGGTCTTCATCGCCGGCACCAAGGAGTGGGCGGACAAGTTCACCGAGGCCGGTGTCCCGATCGTCGGTGACGACATCAAGTCGCAGGTCGGTGCCACGATCACGCACCGGGTGATGGCCAAGCTCTTCGAGGACCGGGGCGTCATCCTGGACCGCACGATGCAGCTGAACGTCGGCGGCAACATGGACTTCAAGAACATGCTCGAGCGCGAGCGCCTGGAGTCCAAGAAGATCTCCAAGACGCAGGCCGTCACCTCGCAGATCCGGGACCGTGAACTGGGCGAGGACAACGTCCACATCGGCCCCTCGGACTACGTGGCCTGGCTGGACGACCGCAAGTGGGCCTACGTCCGGCTCGAGGGCCGCGCCTTCGGTGACGTTCCGCTGAACCTGGAGTACAAGCTCGAGGTGTGGGACTCCCCGAACTCCGCGGGTGTCATCATCGACGCCGTGCGCGCCGCGAAGATCGCCAAGGACCGGGGCGTCGGTGGCCCCATCCTCTCCGCGTCCTCGTACTTCATGAAGTCGCCGCCGGTGCAGTACTTCGACGACGAGGCACGGGAGAACGTCGAGAAGTTCATCAACGGCGAGGTCGAGCGCTGA